One Pseudomonas brassicacearum genomic region harbors:
- a CDS encoding LuxR C-terminal-related transcriptional regulator, which translates to MTDLSSLPDSARAAIAVQDGRFYRPPLPDGHVVRPRLCERLSAGLGGRLLLVSAPAGFGKSSLAVEFCQGLPAHWQSLWLGLSARDNDPGRFLERLLDGLQAFFPQLGGRALGLLKMRQRHQPFAFEEWLDGLLDELSTHLSPHKPLLLVLDDYHLAQSPVLDRCLQFFLNHLPDGLLVLVTSRQRPDWHLARLRLSRQLLELNEQDLRLTHDEALTLLQHHSSSLRGEALENLIRRSEGWVAGLRFWLLAASEAGTEGLLPQALHGGEGLIRDYLLEEVIDCLPAEVQAFLYDTASQERFCSELCDAVREAHDSAEILGFLAAHQVFLVPLDEHGHWYRYHHLFSDLLRSRPSAPAMVPAATLHLRACRWFNAQGLIDEAVEQALRAGHLDVAANLVQNLSEEQLLAEQNVGMLLRWKMDLPDSLLISTPRLIVLYSWALGLACQLDAAEELAAHLSRFLPAPSATAQKSMLAQWLALSGIVARGRGDREATVRYCTEALESLPHKRYGQRLMCLSTLSNLAIADGDLWRARSLNRDSLELAQRVGNPLFEALAHYDRARVLQARGEILRALDEVRQGLQRLHKLSPQRLYAVRARLILYEGFLLTLRMQPQAGLVRLQAGLTEARACRDISVLIGHCVIARIEGYNGEFARAFAELAEAERLMHIWDVPPIYYLAMITLVKCELWLTQGRTDLAEAWLLRLGQTYTGEQAAAPPEFHPHLPLHVELQQALLESIRGQPMLAEGRLNALLEHSQQTNRQLLYVMALNQKVALLLSLGREPEARRTLTQAFEAATGGVLQPFEWLLGEEHREWLREQLLHAPSSPLREHLLERLPLAVTQAGDPLTPVETLSSRERAVLQLIAQGCSNQEISEQLFISLHTVKTHASHINSKLGVERRTQAVARAKVLGLLG; encoded by the coding sequence ATGACTGATCTGTCTTCACTTCCGGATTCTGCCCGCGCAGCCATCGCGGTCCAGGACGGGCGCTTCTATCGCCCGCCCTTGCCCGACGGTCACGTTGTGCGTCCGCGGTTGTGCGAGCGTTTGAGCGCGGGGCTTGGCGGCCGGCTGTTGTTGGTGAGTGCGCCGGCGGGGTTCGGCAAAAGCTCCCTGGCGGTGGAGTTCTGCCAGGGTCTGCCGGCCCATTGGCAAAGCCTCTGGTTGGGACTCAGTGCCAGGGACAACGATCCGGGACGTTTTCTGGAGCGGCTGCTCGACGGGCTCCAGGCCTTTTTCCCGCAATTGGGAGGCCGGGCGTTGGGGTTGCTGAAAATGCGCCAGCGCCACCAACCCTTTGCTTTCGAAGAATGGCTCGACGGTCTGCTGGATGAACTGTCCACGCATCTGTCCCCCCACAAACCTTTGCTGCTGGTGCTCGACGATTACCACCTGGCCCAAAGTCCGGTGCTGGATCGCTGCCTGCAATTTTTCCTCAATCACCTGCCCGATGGTTTGTTGGTGTTGGTCACCAGCCGCCAGCGTCCGGATTGGCATCTGGCGCGCCTGCGCCTGTCACGGCAATTGCTCGAGCTGAACGAACAAGACCTGCGCCTGACCCACGACGAGGCCCTGACCCTGCTCCAGCATCACAGCAGCTCGTTGCGTGGGGAAGCCCTGGAAAACCTGATCCGGCGCAGCGAAGGCTGGGTGGCCGGGTTGCGTTTCTGGCTGCTGGCCGCCTCCGAAGCCGGCACTGAAGGTCTGCTACCCCAGGCCCTGCACGGTGGGGAAGGGCTGATTCGCGATTACCTGCTTGAAGAAGTCATCGATTGCCTGCCCGCCGAAGTGCAGGCGTTTCTTTACGATACCGCCTCTCAGGAACGCTTTTGCAGCGAACTGTGCGACGCCGTGCGCGAAGCCCATGACAGCGCCGAGATCCTGGGTTTTCTGGCAGCTCATCAAGTGTTCCTGGTGCCACTGGACGAGCATGGCCACTGGTACCGTTACCACCACCTGTTTTCCGATCTGCTGCGCAGCCGGCCCAGTGCGCCGGCCATGGTACCGGCCGCGACCCTGCACCTGCGGGCCTGTCGCTGGTTCAACGCCCAAGGCCTGATCGACGAAGCCGTGGAACAGGCCCTGCGGGCCGGGCACCTGGACGTGGCGGCGAACCTGGTGCAGAACCTCTCGGAGGAGCAACTGCTGGCCGAGCAGAACGTCGGCATGCTGCTGCGCTGGAAAATGGACCTGCCCGACAGCCTGCTCATCAGCACTCCGCGGCTGATCGTGCTCTACAGCTGGGCGCTGGGGCTGGCGTGTCAACTGGATGCCGCTGAAGAGCTGGCCGCCCACTTGAGTCGTTTCTTGCCGGCACCTTCGGCCACCGCGCAAAAATCCATGCTTGCCCAATGGCTGGCCCTCAGCGGAATCGTCGCCCGTGGTCGCGGCGATCGTGAAGCCACTGTGCGTTACTGCACCGAAGCCCTGGAGAGCTTGCCGCACAAACGCTACGGCCAGCGCTTGATGTGCCTGTCCACGCTGTCGAACCTGGCGATAGCCGACGGCGACTTGTGGCGCGCCCGCAGCTTGAACCGTGATTCCCTGGAGTTGGCCCAGCGGGTCGGCAATCCGCTGTTCGAGGCCTTGGCCCATTATGATCGTGCCCGGGTCTTGCAGGCCCGGGGAGAGATCCTGCGGGCGCTGGATGAAGTCCGTCAGGGGTTGCAACGCTTGCATAAACTGTCGCCCCAACGGCTTTACGCGGTGCGGGCGCGGTTGATCCTGTACGAGGGCTTCCTGCTGACCTTGCGCATGCAACCCCAGGCCGGGTTGGTGCGGTTGCAGGCCGGTCTTACCGAGGCCCGGGCCTGTCGCGACATCAGTGTGTTGATCGGCCATTGCGTGATCGCCCGTATCGAAGGCTATAACGGTGAATTCGCCCGGGCCTTTGCCGAACTGGCCGAAGCCGAGCGCCTGATGCACATCTGGGATGTTCCGCCGATCTACTACCTGGCGATGATCACCCTGGTCAAATGCGAACTTTGGTTGACTCAAGGCCGTACTGACCTGGCCGAAGCCTGGTTGTTACGCCTGGGGCAGACCTACACTGGCGAACAGGCCGCCGCGCCACCGGAATTCCACCCGCACCTGCCGCTGCATGTCGAATTGCAGCAGGCGCTGCTGGAGTCTATCCGGGGCCAACCGATGTTGGCTGAAGGGCGGCTCAATGCCTTGCTTGAACACAGCCAGCAGACCAACCGGCAGTTGCTCTACGTGATGGCGCTCAACCAGAAAGTCGCCTTGCTGCTGAGCCTCGGGCGCGAACCCGAAGCCCGCAGAACACTGACCCAGGCATTCGAAGCCGCCACCGGTGGTGTGCTGCAGCCCTTCGAATGGTTGCTGGGCGAAGAACATCGTGAATGGCTGCGCGAGCAGTTGCTGCATGCACCGTCCAGCCCCCTGCGCGAGCATCTGCTCGAGCGCCTGCCGTTGGCGGTGACTCAAGCTGGCGACCCATTGACACCTGTCGAAACCCTCAGCAGCCGCGAGCGTGCGGTGCTGCAGCTGATTGCCCAAGGCTGTTCAAATCAGGAAATCAGCGAGCAGTTGTTCATCTCGCTGCACACCGTCAAGACTCACGCCAGCCACATCAACAGCAAACTCGGCGTCGAGCGCCGCACCCAGGCGGTGGCACGGGCGAAGGTGTTGGGATTGTTGGGCTGA
- a CDS encoding DUF1329 domain-containing protein, with protein MKITKSLMQAGVLGLSLLAASIMAAVPAAEADKLGKSLTPMGAEMAGNADGSISAWKPMAKNAGSVDSKGFLADPYASEKPLFTITAQNVEQYKAKLAPGQYAMFKRYPETFKMPVYPTHRGATVPDDVFASIKKNAVNTKLVSGGNGLENFETAVPFPIPQSGVEVIWNHITRYRGGSVTRLVTQATPQPNGSYSLVYFRDQFVFRDKMKDFDPANPGNILFYFKQQVTAPARLAGGVLLVHETLDQVKEPRSAWVYNAGQRRVRRAPQVSYDGPGTAADGLRTSDNLDMYNGAPDRYDWKLEGKKELYIASNSYKIDSPQLKYDDIIKAGHINQDLTRYELRRVWHVTATLKEGQRHIYAKRDFYIDEDTWQAAVIDHYDGRGQLWRVAEAHAENYYDKQVPWYALETLYDLQSGRYLALGMKNEEKSAYDFGFTATTADFTPNALRQDGIR; from the coding sequence ATGAAAATAACAAAGAGTCTGATGCAGGCCGGTGTTTTGGGGCTATCCCTGCTGGCGGCCAGCATCATGGCGGCAGTGCCTGCCGCCGAAGCCGACAAACTGGGCAAGAGCCTGACGCCGATGGGCGCCGAGATGGCTGGTAACGCCGACGGTTCGATTTCGGCCTGGAAACCCATGGCCAAGAACGCCGGCTCCGTGGACAGCAAGGGCTTCCTCGCCGACCCGTATGCCAGCGAGAAACCGCTGTTCACCATCACCGCGCAGAACGTCGAGCAGTACAAGGCCAAGCTCGCGCCGGGCCAGTACGCGATGTTCAAGCGCTACCCGGAAACCTTCAAGATGCCGGTCTACCCGACCCATCGCGGCGCCACCGTGCCGGATGACGTGTTCGCCTCCATCAAGAAGAACGCGGTCAACACCAAGCTGGTGTCCGGTGGCAACGGCTTGGAGAACTTCGAGACGGCCGTGCCGTTCCCGATTCCCCAGAGCGGCGTGGAAGTGATCTGGAACCACATCACCCGCTATCGCGGCGGCAGCGTGACGCGCTTGGTGACCCAGGCCACCCCGCAACCCAACGGCTCCTACAGCCTGGTGTACTTCCGGGACCAGTTCGTGTTCCGCGACAAGATGAAGGATTTCGATCCGGCCAACCCTGGCAACATCCTGTTTTACTTCAAGCAGCAAGTGACCGCACCGGCGCGTCTGGCCGGTGGCGTATTGCTGGTGCACGAAACCCTCGACCAGGTGAAGGAACCCCGTTCGGCCTGGGTCTACAACGCCGGCCAGCGTCGCGTGCGTCGTGCACCGCAGGTGTCCTATGACGGCCCGGGTACTGCCGCCGACGGCCTGCGTACCTCCGACAACCTGGACATGTACAACGGTGCGCCGGACCGCTACGACTGGAAGCTGGAGGGCAAGAAGGAGCTGTACATCGCTTCCAACAGCTACAAGATCGATTCGCCGCAGCTCAAGTACGACGACATCATCAAGGCCGGTCATATCAACCAGGACCTGACTCGCTACGAGTTGCGTCGTGTCTGGCACGTGACCGCGACCCTGAAGGAAGGCCAGCGCCACATCTACGCCAAGCGTGACTTCTACATTGACGAAGACACCTGGCAAGCGGCGGTGATCGACCATTACGACGGCCGTGGCCAGCTGTGGCGCGTGGCTGAGGCCCATGCCGAGAACTACTACGACAAGCAAGTGCCGTGGTACGCCCTGGAAACCCTCTATGACCTGCAGTCCGGCCGCTATTTGGCCCTGGGCATGAAGAACGAAGAGAAATCGGCCTACGACTTCGGCTTCACCGCCACCACCGCCGACTTCACGCCGAACGCACTGCGTCAGGACGGTATCCGCTAG
- a CDS encoding GlxA family transcriptional regulator, whose product MASLRYGKQLGHGLTPAFETRLVSPDGKPVNSFSDVIMPVDGGLENTDVIILPAFWDDFANLCQRYPQVLPWLREQHARGAVLCGEATGVFWLAEAGLLDGKEATTYWRFFNAFKERFPQVHLNQDKHLTDADNLFCAGGTTSACDLYIYLIERFCGANVAQAVARDILYEVQRNYSPGRIGFGGQKLHQDVIILQIQHWLEEHFADKFRFEDVAREHGMSIRNFMRRFQTATGDKPLHYLQRLRIETAKGLLSGSRKSIKTISYEVGYDDASFFARLFRQHTDLSPNQYRQQFQQAA is encoded by the coding sequence CTGGCCAGCCTGCGCTATGGCAAACAACTGGGCCACGGCCTGACACCGGCGTTCGAAACCCGGCTGGTCAGCCCCGACGGCAAGCCGGTGAACAGCTTCAGCGACGTGATCATGCCGGTGGATGGCGGCCTGGAAAATACCGATGTAATCATCCTGCCCGCGTTCTGGGATGATTTCGCCAACCTTTGCCAACGTTATCCTCAGGTCCTGCCCTGGTTGCGCGAGCAACATGCTCGCGGCGCGGTACTCTGTGGTGAAGCCACCGGGGTGTTCTGGCTGGCCGAAGCCGGGCTGCTCGATGGCAAGGAAGCCACCACTTACTGGCGCTTCTTCAATGCCTTCAAGGAGCGCTTTCCCCAAGTGCACCTGAACCAGGACAAGCATCTGACCGACGCCGACAACCTGTTCTGCGCCGGCGGCACGACCTCGGCCTGCGACCTTTACATTTACCTCATCGAACGTTTCTGCGGCGCCAACGTGGCCCAGGCCGTGGCGAGGGATATTCTGTACGAAGTACAGCGCAATTATTCGCCAGGAAGAATCGGCTTCGGCGGGCAGAAGCTGCACCAGGATGTGATCATCCTGCAGATCCAGCACTGGCTCGAAGAGCACTTCGCCGACAAATTTCGCTTCGAGGACGTCGCCCGGGAACACGGCATGAGCATTCGCAATTTCATGCGCCGCTTCCAGACCGCCACGGGTGACAAACCGCTGCATTACCTGCAACGGCTGCGGATAGAAACCGCCAAGGGCCTGCTGTCCGGCAGCCGCAAGAGCATCAAGACCATCAGCTATGAAGTCGGCTACGACGATGCGAGCTTTTTCGCACGGCTGTTCCGGCAACATACCGACCTGTCGCCGAACCAGTATCGGCAGCAGTTTCAGCAGGCGGCGTAG
- a CDS encoding YhcB family protein has product MEHSLLVWLLPTLALVAGVAIGFLLARLLPNAVPNSTQRQLDDIQERFDSYQNEVVTHFNSTASLVKKLTQSYQDVQDHLSEGANRLALDEQTRQRLLAALHADAAQAPRERLTPPKDQEPPRDYAPKAPNSPGMLDEHYGLKK; this is encoded by the coding sequence GTGGAACACTCGCTCTTAGTTTGGTTGTTGCCGACTCTTGCCCTGGTTGCCGGTGTCGCCATTGGATTCCTGCTTGCCCGACTGCTGCCCAACGCGGTGCCTAACAGCACGCAACGTCAGCTGGACGACATTCAGGAACGTTTCGACAGTTATCAGAATGAAGTGGTCACTCACTTCAACAGCACCGCTTCTCTGGTGAAGAAACTCACCCAGAGCTACCAGGACGTCCAGGATCATTTGTCCGAGGGTGCCAATCGCCTGGCCCTCGACGAGCAGACTCGCCAACGCCTGCTGGCCGCCTTGCACGCCGACGCGGCGCAGGCGCCACGGGAACGCCTGACCCCGCCCAAGGATCAGGAACCGCCCCGGGACTACGCCCCCAAGGCCCCCAATTCGCCCGGCATGCTCGATGAGCATTACGGTTTGAAGAAGTAA
- the zapE gene encoding cell division protein ZapE encodes MTPLERYQADLKRPEFFHDAAQETAVRHLQRLYDDLVAASNNKPGFLGKLFGKKDQAPVKGLYFWGGVGRGKTYLVDTFFEALPFKEKTRTHFHRFMKRVHEEMKTLGGEKNPLTIIAKRFSDETRVICFDEFFVSDITDAMILGTLMEELFKNGVTLVATSNIVPDGLYKDGLQRARFLPAIALIKEHTEIVNVDSGVDYRLRHLEQAELFHFPLDAAAEESLRKSFRALTPECTQAVENDVLIIENREIRAIRTCDDVAWFDFRELCDGPRSQNDYIELGKIFHAVLLSGVEQMSVTTDDIARRFINMVDEFYDRNVKLIISAEVELKDLYTGGRLTFEFQRTLSRLLEMQSHEFLARAHKP; translated from the coding sequence ATGACGCCCCTAGAACGATATCAAGCTGATCTGAAACGCCCGGAGTTCTTCCACGACGCAGCCCAGGAAACGGCGGTGCGGCATTTGCAGCGCCTGTACGACGACTTGGTCGCCGCGTCGAACAACAAGCCAGGGTTTTTGGGCAAACTGTTCGGCAAGAAAGACCAGGCACCCGTCAAGGGCCTGTATTTCTGGGGCGGCGTGGGCCGTGGCAAGACTTACCTGGTGGACACCTTCTTTGAGGCGCTGCCGTTCAAGGAAAAAACGCGGACGCACTTCCACCGCTTCATGAAGCGCGTGCACGAGGAAATGAAAACCCTGGGTGGCGAGAAAAACCCACTGACCATCATCGCCAAGCGTTTCTCCGACGAGACCCGGGTAATCTGCTTCGATGAGTTTTTCGTCTCCGACATCACCGATGCCATGATCCTCGGCACCTTGATGGAGGAACTGTTCAAGAATGGCGTGACCCTGGTCGCCACCTCGAACATTGTGCCGGATGGTCTCTACAAGGATGGCCTGCAACGGGCACGCTTCCTGCCGGCCATCGCGCTGATCAAGGAACACACCGAAATCGTCAACGTCGACAGCGGCGTGGATTATCGCCTGCGTCACCTCGAGCAAGCGGAGCTGTTCCACTTCCCCCTGGATGCCGCCGCCGAAGAGAGCCTGCGCAAGAGCTTCCGCGCCCTGACGCCGGAGTGCACCCAGGCGGTCGAGAACGACGTACTGATCATCGAGAATCGTGAGATTCGCGCCATTCGCACCTGCGACGACGTGGCCTGGTTCGACTTCCGCGAACTGTGCGACGGCCCTCGCAGCCAGAATGACTACATCGAGCTGGGCAAGATTTTCCACGCCGTGCTACTCAGTGGCGTCGAACAGATGAGCGTCACCACCGACGACATCGCCCGCCGCTTCATCAACATGGTCGACGAGTTCTACGACCGTAACGTGAAGCTGATCATCTCGGCCGAAGTCGAACTCAAGGACCTCTACACCGGCGGTCGCCTGACCTTCGAATTCCAGCGGACCCTGAGTCGCCTGCTGGAAATGCAATCCCACGAATTCCTGGCGCGGGCGCATAAGCCGTAG
- a CDS encoding alpha/beta hydrolase, with translation MRETPVFIDGPVGQLEALYLDSEAPRGLALICHPNPVQGGTMLNKVVSTLQRTARDAGLVTLRFNYRGVGASAGSHDMGTGEVDDAQAAADWLREKYPQLPLTLFGFSFGGFVAASLGGRLEAQGQALKHLFMVAPAVMRLDAQSPLPMSGELTVIQPETDEVVDPQLVYQWSDTLQRPHELLKVAECGHFFHGKLTDLKDLLLPRLSN, from the coding sequence ATGCGCGAAACCCCTGTATTCATCGATGGCCCCGTGGGCCAACTGGAAGCCTTGTACCTGGACAGCGAAGCGCCCCGTGGCCTGGCGCTGATCTGCCACCCGAACCCGGTGCAGGGTGGGACCATGCTCAACAAAGTGGTCTCGACCCTGCAACGCACTGCCCGGGATGCTGGCCTGGTTACGTTACGTTTCAATTATCGCGGCGTCGGCGCCAGTGCCGGCAGCCATGACATGGGCACCGGCGAAGTGGATGACGCCCAGGCTGCGGCCGATTGGCTGCGGGAAAAATACCCGCAACTGCCGCTTACCCTGTTTGGTTTTTCGTTCGGCGGATTCGTCGCCGCCAGCCTTGGCGGACGCCTGGAAGCCCAGGGCCAGGCGCTCAAGCACCTGTTCATGGTCGCCCCGGCGGTGATGCGCCTCGACGCACAATCACCCTTGCCGATGAGCGGCGAGTTGACCGTGATCCAGCCGGAAACCGACGAAGTCGTCGATCCCCAGCTCGTTTACCAATGGTCCGACACGCTCCAGCGCCCCCATGAGCTGCTGAAAGTGGCAGAATGCGGACACTTTTTCCATGGCAAGCTGACCGATCTCAAGGATCTGCTCCTGCCGCGCCTCTCGAATTGA
- a CDS encoding tryptophan--tRNA ligase — MTTRTRILTGITTTGTPHLGNYAGAIRPAILASRDSNADSFYFLADYHALIKCDDPLRIQRSRLEIAATWLAGGLDVDRVTFYRQSDIPEIPELTWLLTCVAAKGLLNRAHAYKASVDKNVETGEDPDAGITMGLYSYPILMAADILMFNAHKVPVGRDQIQHVEMARDIGQRFNHLFGQGKEFFVMPEALIEESVATLPGLDGRKMSKSYDNTIPLFSSAKDMKDAISRIVTDSRAPGEAKDPDNSHLFTLFQAFATPVQSAEFRSELLQGLGWGEAKNRLFQLLDSELGEARERYHQFIERPSDLEDILQLGAKKARAVATPFLNELREAVGLRSFVSQVQVATSTKKKAAKAARFVSFREDDGSFRFRLLAADGEQLLLSRHFADGKTAGQVTKQLQAGQPLDVRSDDLSFSVWLEGECVADSPAFADSAARDAAIDALRIALTPAQD, encoded by the coding sequence ATGACGACTCGTACCCGTATCCTGACCGGCATCACCACCACCGGCACCCCGCACCTGGGCAACTACGCTGGCGCCATCCGGCCGGCGATCCTCGCCAGCCGCGACAGCAACGCCGATTCGTTCTACTTCCTGGCTGATTATCACGCCCTGATCAAGTGCGATGACCCGCTGCGCATCCAGCGTTCGCGCCTGGAAATCGCCGCGACCTGGCTGGCCGGTGGCCTGGATGTGGACCGCGTGACGTTCTATCGCCAGTCCGACATTCCCGAGATTCCCGAGCTGACCTGGCTGCTGACCTGCGTCGCCGCCAAGGGCCTGCTCAATCGTGCCCACGCCTACAAGGCCTCGGTGGACAAGAACGTCGAGACCGGTGAAGACCCGGACGCCGGCATCACCATGGGCCTGTACAGCTATCCGATCCTGATGGCCGCGGACATCCTGATGTTCAACGCCCACAAGGTGCCGGTCGGTCGCGACCAGATCCAGCACGTGGAAATGGCTCGCGATATCGGCCAGCGCTTCAATCACCTGTTCGGCCAGGGCAAGGAGTTCTTCGTCATGCCCGAGGCGCTGATCGAAGAAAGCGTCGCCACGCTGCCGGGCCTCGATGGCCGCAAGATGTCCAAGAGCTACGACAACACCATCCCGTTGTTCAGTAGCGCCAAGGACATGAAAGACGCGATCTCGCGGATCGTTACCGACTCCCGCGCCCCGGGCGAAGCCAAGGACCCGGACAATTCGCACCTCTTCACCTTGTTCCAGGCCTTCGCCACCCCGGTCCAGTCCGCTGAGTTCCGTAGCGAACTGTTGCAAGGCCTGGGTTGGGGCGAGGCCAAGAATCGCCTGTTCCAGTTGCTCGACAGCGAGTTGGGTGAAGCCCGCGAGCGTTACCACCAGTTCATCGAGCGGCCGTCGGACCTTGAGGACATCCTGCAACTGGGCGCGAAGAAAGCCCGGGCCGTCGCGACGCCGTTCCTCAACGAGCTGCGCGAAGCCGTTGGCTTGCGTTCGTTTGTCAGCCAGGTCCAAGTGGCGACCAGCACCAAGAAGAAAGCCGCCAAGGCCGCACGCTTCGTCAGCTTTCGCGAAGACGACGGCAGCTTCCGCTTCCGCCTGCTGGCCGCTGATGGCGAGCAACTGTTGCTGTCTCGGCATTTTGCCGATGGCAAGACCGCCGGCCAGGTGACCAAGCAATTGCAAGCCGGCCAGCCATTGGACGTGCGCAGCGACGACCTGAGTTTCAGCGTTTGGCTCGAGGGCGAATGCGTGGCGGACAGCCCGGCCTTCGCGGACAGCGCCGCCCGGGATGCCGCCATCGATGCGTTGCGCATCGCCCTGACGCCTGCCCAGGACTGA